In Rhodamnia argentea isolate NSW1041297 chromosome 4, ASM2092103v1, whole genome shotgun sequence, the following proteins share a genomic window:
- the LOC115750110 gene encoding lachrymatory-factor synthase-like — MAEETQPKWEGKATADLKGPTPDQVWPFLEDFCSLHKLLPSIDTCHRVEGIPGQPGLIRYCASASLGGDLDPSKLKWANERLLMMDPSDKCFSYEVLDNNMGLKSYVSTVRVMPMNAGDGKNGGCMIEWSFASDPVEGWGLQDLSSYIDFCLQSMATKIKSAIQEARG; from the coding sequence ATGGCAGAAGAAACCCAACCAAAATGGGAAGGCAAGGCCACTGCTGATCTGAAAGGGCCAACACCGGACCAAGTGTGGCCATTCCTGGAGGACTTTTGCAGCCTTCACAAGTTGCTTCCCTCCATCGACACGTGCCACCGAGTCGAGGGCATACCAGGCCAGCCTGGCCTCATCCGGTACTGTGCCTCCGCCTCCCTCGGCGGCGACTTGGACCCGTCGAAGCTCAAATGGGCCAATGAGCGGCTCCTCATGATGGACCCTAGTGACAAGTGCTTCAGCTATGAGGTCTTGGACAACAATATGGGGCTCAAATCCTATGTTTCCACAGTTAGAGTGATGCCCATGAATGCTGGGGATGGTAAGAATGGTGGGTGCATGATTGAGTGGTCTTTTGCGTCTGATCCAGTTGAGGGTTGGGGGCTCCAAGATTTGAGCTCTTACATTGATTTTTGCCTCCAATCTATGGCCACGAAGATCAAAAGTGCAATTCAAGAAGCTAGGGGGTGA